In Alnus glutinosa chromosome 7, dhAlnGlut1.1, whole genome shotgun sequence, the sequence CTGTGACAAGTCTTCTTGAGTTTTTTGTCGCTCCGTGCGGTCTCGTTCCTGCAACTCCTTCTCGAGTTGCGCTACTTTCTCATTCAAGCGGACTATCTCCGCCTGGGGGTCATGTTAAGTCCCTGCTTCTTCACGCATATTTTCTTCAGTCATACTTCTTCGAGTTAACCGTGTACTCACCATAGAAGGTTCCAAGTATGCTTGAATTCGCGGGAACACGTGACCACGTAGTTCCCACAGACGACGCCAAAGTGTTGATGCTAAATTTTTGGAATGTGACGTGTCCGCTTCTGATTGGTCTACGGACTCCGGATTGCTTGAGACAGTAAACCTCGAAGGGATTTCTTCAATTCCCTGCAAGACAAAGGACCGGCGGGGTTTCCCGGCCACGCCTtctccgacgatcaagttagaAGGAATTTAACAAGAAGGAATTGATAGTTTTAAGAGATAAGAGTTTTTGCCAGTGTTCTTTTCTGTTCTCTTTTGGACCACCTTTTATCTGgttattcttctcattttcttatCCGTACAGCCATTTATTACTCTGAGATGCTTATCTTTTCCTAATTAATCCTCTCCCGCGGACCCAGATGGTCATCTCCTGCTACAGCTCTTGCTTTCCCGAATGGCGGCGATTGACATCGAGTAGTAAGACAAGGGCTTTAAATGAGTTGATTCCCTCATTTAAAGCCCCTgtttaatgtttgaattctccTCTTCCTTCGTTTGGACCTACTCCGCTTATAGCCGTTGAACCCTACTCTGCTTCTGGAGTTTCCAACAGTGTTGTTGGGAATTTCCCTAACAATATGAAAGGCAAGCAATCAGTGGTGAATGCTTGGTTGCAAAGTACGGACCTACCGTTACTAACTAAATGATGAACTTCTCATTGCCCTAGAAGTTCAAAGTATCCCAGGTGAAGCTGTATGATGGATTGAAGGATCCAGCCGAGCACCTCGAGATGTCGAGGGCTCACATAATCTTGAATGGGATGCTGGGTGAAATGGCCTACCGAGCCTTTCCCCTTACCTTGGTAGGGTCGGCGAGGTAGTGGTTTCGTAACCCTACCGCTTGAATCTGTAGGGAGCTTCAAAGATTTGAGAAGACTATTTCGAACCCCGTTTATGGCTTAGCAAAAGCACAAAAAGCTGCCATCCTACCTGTTGATAGTGAAGCAGCGGGAAACTGAGTCCTTCAAGGACTCTAACCCTCACCCTAAAAAGAGAATAACCTCCTGACATGAGGAAACAAAGAACCTTGCCTTGGGCATGACCCGGCAAGGAATAATTATTGACAAGTTTGTCAACATCATAACAAGACCAGCGCAATCTGCTAGGTACCCTTACATACAAAGGTCCCGACTAGGAACATAATAGCGGAAACTTCATCCTCAATATTGAAGGACAGAGATTACGTACTCCAATCACGAATACACAGAAAATTCCTGATGCTCGACTAGTTGGACAAGTCAGCCATGAGAATCGGAGAGTAACTATGGGAAATAAATCCCATTGTGAGTTCCACTCAATCAGCTCCTACatagaatataataatcaagCCAGCAAAgagaaattaattaagataTTCTCCTCATGGAAACACAACATTTATGTGGTAACTAGCGTAATATTTACATTCAAGGAAAACATTCTTACCGTATCTGTTAGAATCCCCTTTAATGAGGAACACAAATCCCCATATTTATTGGATTATGATATTTTATTGATATTCAATATCCTCGACTACATAGAGTTCTATAAAGAATCAGCTACAGAAACCCTTATAAAAAGGAATCAAGGCATCAAATAAAATGGATTATGGATCTCCCAATAAAGCCCTagtttattcttttatttcacTCAAAATATCATGCTAACTTAGGCATAAGAGCTTAGCTCACACTGGCATGCTCCTTTGCTTACATCCTTTCATTTTGCAGGTGAGGGCCTCGGTGTTCACTTACTAGAAAACTGCATCAACACTATCCTATATACTTGAAAAgatttgttcatatatataataaaagacTACTAAtataaaccacatttttatcctacTAGTATTTTACAATATTGAAATAGCAATGTCAAACCATTTTTAGATTGGTtgttgttaagaaaaaaaaaaaaagaaaaaaaaaaaaaagagaagaagtaaaagaagaagatgaataaGCAATGCCACGTCAACATAGcaaaataatgataagataaaaataatgttTAGGGCATGTTTAGATTCCCTTGTTTTCAACccaattcatttttcttttttttttttgcttataggtgggtcaaatttgtttttattgggtCTCATTCAACTTGTGTGGTGGTCGAAGTGCTGCCATCTGTCGTTTATTTGGGTGTGATATGACATATGAGGGACAATAGATGAGGTTGTGGTGGTGGAGAGACAACTCCTGGTTGACGTGGTCTCTCCATCGTGTGTTGTAACACCTCGGTTCCATATTGGGaaaagatgaatagctcacatagagtgggtgatttataaaaatagtcatgagtgctaagtcccacattgcctagttattagaaGAAACTAggttttataagaaattttaagggaactccaaattgactagtccttttggggtgatagcacagatgtggctaacgctttttcctagatcgttacaaatggtatcagagccaccttataacgtcatgtggtactggagcactgcatgGCGTGGCCGTGACGGGGACGTCAGgagtttaaggggggagtttATAACACTCCgatcccatattgagaagagatgaatagttcacatagagtgagtgatttataagagatagatgagtgctaattaagttccacattgcctagttactatgtgaaactgggctttataatggattctagggaagcttcaaattgactagtctttttgaggTGATAGTGCAAATGTGACTAGCGCTTTTTTCAAGGTCGTTACATGTGTTGTGGGTTTCAAGTAAATCGGTCAGCTTTCATGGGGCTGTGGGCTAAAGGTGTGGTGGTTCAGTGCCCAGCGACAAGTTTGGGATGCCTAAAATGCTTGGGTGGCGCAAACCGTGTGATGGGTTCTGTCTTGATTGTTGGCTAGGAGTCTAGGACACGGGCTGGACATGGGTCTTGAATGGCGGCGACCGAGGCTTTGCTCAGTTGTTGGGTCGGATGGATGATGTGGTCGTGTGGGATCTTCTCTTTGTATTCAAAGAATACATTAtctatttatcccaaaaaaaaaaaaaaaaaacattatcacccaaacataattaattttatttaatttaactcATCTTTCCAAATATGTTTTTTcaattctgttttcttttctttaaaaacatttaaatataattttcaaacttttttttttctttctaccattcacaaatttaaaaacagtaatttttttgaaaaaaaaaattaaaatagcgtgaggcatgtttgggtgacttgttattttttaaatatcaaattctaataagattttattcaattttttttttttttaattttgtctcatattttttaaacaattcaaatataattttaaaaactaaattctcttgatatttgtaatttttttaaaaaatcacaaacCCGGAGGAGATAAGTAGTTTTTAACCTTTTACACTCATACTAAAATGGTCAGTTAGACAGTAAGACTGTAAGGGACATATTTTATTCATGGTCAGTAAGAAACATATTGTTTTGTAATCAACAATGTATTATCCATTAAACTGAATTGGATGAGCCTAAAAATCGTCGTCTTGAAACTGCTAAATGGTATATGTTGGTTGGTTGTTTATGTAATAAATTGCACGAAGCGGGTGATCAGTCGCTTCAGTCCCTTTCTAATCACTCCATCGCCATACCCACATCGTGGACTGTTATTCAAGTAAGAGGCCCCTTCGATCTtcattccctctctctctctctctctctctctcaaaacgtAGAAGACAAtcataaatttgaaaaacacaGCTTCAGGCTTTAGCCACTGCCTCACTGCCTGAACTTTCAGCTCTTGCTTCTTCAAATTCCCACAAGCATGAAACAGTTGCACAAGCAGAGCGTGAACCACCGCCGAGACGAAGAGAACCCCTTAGGGTTAAGTTCAACCCCCCCATACTCGCCCAAAACCTTCAAGCATCCAAGATCGCTTCCTAGATCCCTCAGCTACCTCTTGAAAGAGCAGAGGCTTCTCTTCATCCTTGTCGGCATTCTCATCGGCTCCACATTCTTCATCCTCCAGCCTACCCTCTCCCACCTCGGCCCATCTGAGCCCaattcctcctcctcctcctccatctCCATCCCACGCTTTTCCACCTCCTTGGCCCATCAAGACCAGGCCTCGGCCACATACCCAAGGACTCACGCCAAGGTCGGGCGGGTCCCAGCCGGGATCGGACGGCGGAGATCGAGGATCGTGGTCACCGGTGGGGCGGGTTTCGTCGGCAGCCACCTCGTTGACAAGCTTCTCGATAGAGGGGACGATGTCATCGTCATTGACAATTTCTTCACCGGTAGGAAGGAGAACTTGGTGCACCGATTTGGGGACCCCAGGTTCGAGCTCATCCGACACGACGTCGTCGAGCCGATTCTTCTGGAGGCGGATCAGATCTACCACTTGGCTTGCCCTGCCTCGCCGGTTCATTACAAGTATAATCCCGTCAAGACCATCATATCCTTCTCAAATTTCTTCACAGttgttttaatctttttatgaTTAGGAGTTTGGGTTTGGTTTATTGTATTGAATTTGCAATCATTTCGAGGTCCTTGACTCCATGATTACAAGACTAATGTGATGGGTACCCTGAATATGTTGGGTCTGGCCAAGAGAATTGGAGCGAGGTTTTTGCTCACGAGTACGAGTGAGGTTTACGGAGACCCACTTGAGCATCCCCAGAAAGAGACTTATTGGGGAAACGTGAATCCGATAGGTGAGATGGTAGTTAAGTAGTGCCGCCAAGTCTTAGCTATGAATCttcgttgttgttgttgttgtttagtTTATGACGCATTGGTATTGTTTGGtatgtttttaactttttatgcGACCTTGAAAATGGTTAGGTGAGAGGAGCTGCTACGATGAAGGAAAGCGGACAGCGGAAACCCTGACAATGGATTATCATCGAGGTGCAGGTGTTGAGGTAACCGATTCTGAGATTTTTGTATACATTTTAACGAAATTGATTAGGCATTAAGAAGTTGCACAACACTTATGTTAAGTTGTATTACTTAGTATGTTAATCTAGATCTGCTTTATTATCCTTAGTATGAAGTCCAGAGATTAGAGAATACATGCATTTTGGATCATATGCACCACAACCCAATGGGAATACTATGAAAAACGCTCAAGGGCTCAGGGGACCCAAATTTTGAACGACAGTGTCCATACTTAATAAGTGAATGTATTAATATCAACTTAATTATCTGTTTGTTCGCATAtattcaacataattgaaagagaaagggaagaaaaaatcaATCAGAACTTTGGTTTTAGTCTTCAACAACAAAAGATCACGCTTTCAATGCTTAATAGCTGTTGCTTTTTAAGACACTGTTTCTGGATgtaattatatgttttgaagcTTTTGGTGACTGTTATGAAATCTATGAGTGCAGTTGCACCGACACACACAGACACAGAGATAAACTCCAAGAATATGTGTGTTGACATATCTGTATTATGTTATGATATTAATATCGGTGATTCATAAGCTTGAACATTCTCAAGGTTGTGATTCACTTTCCAGTTCTTCTAATTGTTGCTAAATCCTATATTATATGATTCACTTTCCATTATGTCTCCAGGCATGAAGTTGGATCTGCTGTAGCATCTGAATGCTTTGCAGGTCCTTTATACTAAGCAAAGTTGTAAATAATGCTAATTGAAAGTGAGAGATGATTTAGTTGTAATATATTCTGTTTCAACTCTATATATGCAGTTGTCACTCCTGCCATTCTGCTACATCTATATATAGATGATTGACCTGTGGAACTTATGATGGTGGGGTTTACTGTTTACAGGTTCGTATTGCTCGCATTTTTAACACATATGGACCTCGTATGTGTTTAGATGATGGACGTGTTGTTAGCAATTTTGTTGCTCAGGTTATCATCTCTCAGCCTAATATCTTTTGTTGTTCTTACATGTTTATTTGACAACTACCAGAAAAATGAGATATTCCTGAATATCATTGATGGGGTTTTCTAATTATTATAGCCTTGTATTGCAGGCCATCCGCAAAGAGCCTTTGACAGTATATGGTGATGGGAAACAGACGCGAAGCTTCCAATATGTCACTGACTTGGTATGGCAGCTTTGTATATCAATGTATATGTCTCTTGAAATTTCCTTATTTTCTGGGGGACTCTACTGGTgcactaaaatatattttatgttttccaTCTTCTCCTCCGAACTTCAAACTGTAGTATTGGGCTCATGGATGCAGCTTATATTCTATGCTGGCACAAAATTTCTATTGATCATGAGCCTATTTCAAAAATGATTTCACTTTTTGATGGAGATTTGTGTTCAATATTAGGCATGAAACCGAAGCCTCAAAATAAGTTGTCTGAAGCTGCCAAATAAAAAGGTCGTCTTTAATGCCATCTTCTAGAACCTTTTGAAGTCTAGACACCCTTCATGGATCTTGAAATACATGTAAATACCCAGATGCGTATCTTTGGGTGTGTGAATGTGTGTATTTAAGGCACAAGTACATAAGGCTCTCGTAAAGAAGATATGGAAGTGGTAAAAAATAACTTGCTTAGGAAGCTAAACTAAGAAAACATAGCTTAAGAAGCCTCATATTGAAATGTTGAAAGATGCAAGAAAGGAACTTAAAATCGTTTTTAAATGACAGGTTGACGGACTGGTAGCATTAATGGAAAGCGAGCATGTGGGGCCTTTCAATATGGGTAACCCAGGGGAGTTCACTATGCTTGAGCTTGCAGAGGTTTGTCTTCCTTCAAAACTTCCTATTGTTTGTAATAAGGTCCTGTTTGGATCTCAGAAAAATGCTTTTAGatgtgggatttttttttttttctgaagtaTTCTTCTATTCTTTCCCTTCTGGGATCTGTTACGTGAATACGTAATAGATTTTGTAACGCGTCTTTCAACAGGAAAATAAGTTGGATCTAGATTTTTCTTCCTACCTATTTTGATAGATTGTTAAGTTATAAGGGAACCTAGATTTTAGATTCTGAGGGAACATAGATCTTTTAGATTCTAagggaacctagaccttttcaaacacaaggtttgagattaattttgcaTCCCTTTTATTATCACATTcaactctttaaataaaaaaaaactaatgactTGGAGAAGATCACTCACAGATAGGTGATAACGTCTCCTACGAGAACTACAATGCTTTGGAGATAAGTCCTCTAGATACTAGGCTGGATATTGATCTATAGAACTCTCCTcctaatctatttaattaacaaaatcaaTTGAAAGACAACTACTATGCACGTTAGTGCCCTACTTAAACGAAATaacaaacattaaataaaaGACTACAACTAGACATCATAGGGCTTCATCTAACAACTGACCAATAACAATTGAAAGACTACTACTCCCCTGCATGCAAACGTGACTTCATAACAGGATCCAACAATACATGTGGTTTTTCTCTGCAAGTCTGTGtcttgtgagagagagagggattcTTTGGTTACATCAATAATCTGATATTTAACTTAACATACAGGTTGTAAAAGAAACAATTGATTCAAGTGCCACAATAGAATTCAGACCAAATACTGCTGATGATCCACATATGAGGAAACCGGATATAAGCAAAGCAAAGGAGCTGCTGAACTGGGAGCCAAAAGTATCGCTTAGAGAGGGACTGCCGCGTATGGTGGGTGATTTCCGTAACCGT encodes:
- the LOC133872958 gene encoding UDP-glucuronic acid decarboxylase 1 → MKQLHKQSVNHRRDEENPLGLSSTPPYSPKTFKHPRSLPRSLSYLLKEQRLLFILVGILIGSTFFILQPTLSHLGPSEPNSSSSSSISIPRFSTSLAHQDQASATYPRTHAKVGRVPAGIGRRRSRIVVTGGAGFVGSHLVDKLLDRGDDVIVIDNFFTGRKENLVHRFGDPRFELIRHDVVEPILLEADQIYHLACPASPVHYKYNPVKTIISFSNFFTVTNVMGTLNMLGLAKRIGARFLLTSTSEVYGDPLEHPQKETYWGNVNPIGERSCYDEGKRTAETLTMDYHRGAGVEVRIARIFNTYGPRMCLDDGRVVSNFVAQAIRKEPLTVYGDGKQTRSFQYVTDLVDGLVALMESEHVGPFNMGNPGEFTMLELAEVVKETIDSSATIEFRPNTADDPHMRKPDISKAKELLNWEPKVSLREGLPRMVGDFRNRILNEDEGKGL